The sequence ctattcatatcttaaactgcactgtaacttttatccatgtattttttctcttaatgtttattttattatcttttctttttaatgactgattttaaatgccattttcttaatgttttttgttttttgtaaagcactttcaattgccttgtgttgaaaggtgctataaataaacttgccttgccttgctagGACTTACAGTAAAAAACGACTTACTGTACATCCAACTATTAAATCAATCAGCTATCTCAGGACATTGAGGCTGCACATTTACAGAGGAGGAAACAAGTATTTAACCCCCTTCAGATGTTGTAAGTTTACCAACTTATTTTACAACTAAAAGCTCTTTTCAAAGGAAGAGCAGGTTGTAACCGAGGCTCTGTGTCGGTCAGAGTCTGAGCTACACGGAGTTCTTCCTGCTCTCAGACACAGCAGCCAGCTCCACTCTGTACTTCCTGGTTCCTCCCCTTCAGAGCCacactgaggaggaggaggggaggaacCAACATGTGGGTAAAGTACAAGAGCTGATAGGCCACATTCAccgccgacacacacacatgctgtcaGACTAGTTTCAGCTCTGAGGAAGTGAAACTCACACACTCGCTGCTACTGAGAGGTGAAATGGCGCAGAAAGGAGTTCAGCTGGACCGGGAATCCTTCTCTTGTCCCATCTGTCTGGATCTACTGAAGGATCCGGTGGCTACTCCCTGTGGACACAGCTACTGTATGAAGTGTATTACACAGCACTGGGATGGAGAGCTAATCCACAGCTGCCCTCAGTGCAGGCAGAGCTTCACTCCGAGGCCTGTCCTGCTGAAGAACACCATGCTAGCAGCTTTAGTGGAGGAGCTGAAGAAGACTGGACccccagctgctgctgctgatctcTGCTATGCTGGAGCTGGAGACGTGGCCTGTGATGTCTGCACTGGGAGGAAGCTGAGAGCCTGTAAGTCCTGCCTCGTGTGTCTGGCCTCTTACTGCGACCAACACCTCCAGCCTCATTATGAATCTCCTGTCTTTAAGAAACACAAGCTGGTGGAGCCCTCCAAGAAGCTCCAGGAGAACATCTGCTCTCGTCACAACGAGGTGAAGAAGATATTCTGCCGCACTGATCAGCTGAGCATCTGTTCTCTCTGCTCTATGGACGAACACAAAGGCCACGACACGGTGTCAgctgcagcagagaggactgagaggcagagagagctgGAGGGGAGTCGACTCAACATCCAGCAGAGGATCCAGGACGGAGAGAAGGAGGTGAAGCTGCTTCAGCGGGAGGTGGAGGCCGTCAACGGCTCTGCTGACAAAGCAGTGGAGGACAGCGAGAAGACGTTCACTGAGCTGATCCGTCTCGTGGAGAAGAGGAGCTCTGACGTGAAGCAGCAGCTCAGATCCCAGCAGGAGAGAGAAGTGAGTGGAGTCAGAGAGCTGCAGGAGAAGCTGGAGCAGGAAATCTCTGAGCTGAAgaggagagacgctgagctggagCTGCTGTCTCACACAGAGGACCACAACCAGTTCCTGCTCAGCTACCCCTCCTCACTGTCAGCCCCCCTCAGTGGAGCTACACACTCCTCCAGCACCAACACCCGGCCTCTGAGCTACTTTGAGGACGTGACGGCGGCCCTGTCAGCACTCAGAGACAAACTACAGGACGTCCTGAGAGAGGAGTGGACACACGTCTCACCGACTGAAGTGGAGGTTTTACCGTCAGCAGCAGAGCCCGCCTCCAGAGCTGGGTTCTTCACATACTCACAGGAGATCACTCTGGATCcaaacacagcacacacacggcTGGTATTATCTGAGGGGGGCAGAAAAGCAACACTCATGAGACAAGGTCGGTCTTATTCCAGTCACCCAGACAGATTCACTTATTGGCCTCAGGTCCTGAGTAGAGAGGGTCTGAGTGGACGTTGTTACTGGGAGGTGGAACGGAGAGGGGGAGGAGTTCGTGTAGCAGTCGCATACAAGAATATCAGCAGAGCAGGGGGGGGAAGTGTATTTGGACACAATGACACATCTTGGTGCTTAGTGTGTGAAAAAAACAGTTATTCATTTCTTTACAACGGTATCAGCACTCCCGTCTCAGGTCCTCCGTCCTCCAGAGTAGGAGTGTACCTGGATCACAGAGCAGGTGTTCTGTCCTTCTACAGCGTCTCTGAAACCACgactctcctccacagagtGCAGACCACGTTCACTCAGCCGCTGCGTGCTGGAGTTTGTCTTTATTgtaatgatggagacactgctGAGTTTTGTAAACTCAAATAGCCTGGAGTCCTTGGAGGAACTCTTGTACTTCTTGAACTCACCGTGTGTCCTTCAGAGCCTATTGTCCATGTCTTCACTGCAGAgaccagctgtcaatcaaacatgaTGGGCGGGGCTTCAACATCTTCTCACGAGTTGTTCTGTAGATGTTGGACTTTCTTCCGGCTCCTTCCTGTGTCCGTGTAGCCATGGAGGCTGCTCAGGAGGATCCTTGTTCACCTGAACTGATATGTAAACCTTATGCGTTGGATATTTCTTTTGattcttgttgttgtttctctcgTACGAGTCTTCAGAGAGAAAGCAGCTTCTTTTGTTCTACACATTTTATTCTGGTTCTAAAACAGAGACATTTATAATCACATGTATTATTTTGACACATTAAATGTTATTGTTGCCCAAATTAACTAAAACACGAGTTCCCAGATGGGAACACTTATTTCATCATCAcatgtttattttaaatgatattactTCCTGTCATGATCACAATCAATAAGTACACCATTTATTATTCTGCTGTAAATAGCTTAGAGTCTTTGCTTGGGAAATAAAATGTTATTGTTTTGCAGactaattgttgttgttgttgttgttgttgttgttgttgt comes from Pseudochaenichthys georgianus unplaced genomic scaffold, fPseGeo1.2 scaffold_916_arrow_ctg1, whole genome shotgun sequence and encodes:
- the LOC117444743 gene encoding E3 ubiquitin/ISG15 ligase TRIM25-like codes for the protein MAQKGVQLDRESFSCPICLDLLKDPVATPCGHSYCMKCITQHWDGELIHSCPQCRQSFTPRPVLLKNTMLAALVEELKKTGPPAAAADLCYAGAGDVACDVCTGRKLRACKSCLVCLASYCDQHLQPHYESPVFKKHKLVEPSKKLQENICSRHNEVKKIFCRTDQLSICSLCSMDEHKGHDTVSAAAERTERQRELEGSRLNIQQRIQDGEKEVKLLQREVEAVNGSADKAVEDSEKTFTELIRLVEKRSSDVKQQLRSQQEREVSGVRELQEKLEQEISELKRRDAELELLSHTEDHNQFLLSYPSSLSAPLSGATHSSSTNTRPLSYFEDVTAALSALRDKLQDVLREEWTHVSPTEVEVLPSAAEPASRAGFFTYSQEITLDPNTAHTRLVLSEGGRKATLMRQGRSYSSHPDRFTYWPQVLSREGLSGRCYWEVERRGGGVRVAVAYKNISRAGGGSVFGHNDTSWCLVCEKNSYSFLYNGISTPVSGPPSSRVGVYLDHRAGVLSFYSVSETTTLLHRVQTTFTQPLRAGVCLYCNDGDTAEFCKLK